One part of the Trypanosoma brucei brucei TREU927 chromosome 4, complete sequence genome encodes these proteins:
- a CDS encoding mitochondrial DNA polymerase I protein A, putative: MSLHGHPYQRYVSVKLTHFQQGDENDGPTKSGGVESGSNREKWRAFGVDIGVNLASATSQSSCTSSSTQSQMVNDASITKTASVQESLRQQLAVLTSRVGQTREQIFNAVRLKEKTSSKSTSNTCTPSSVTTDTEIIGGGSAPPSQKRVPGKDGLSRDSAKNKRSTTSDNNIVLNKGAGSTATHQQQEAGQQISEKKTKTRARKSSTLSNAEATVTSRHSSKCATQRTLFKLPVDPATSPQRGLQVAFKEELDGSALFNDARDTLNDPNRFQVPTIFVGFATREGQTNFTISSSSRGKVHFMRGVNPELSHLEVSFLVVRWKDDVIVYSAAVGLELLVRVAEELPGVEIVTFNAPCLLLPLLSYKQGKFFTSCVSDVRLMTWMLEPSADTAEFADYDKLLQSYQQQIGLPAGLNAAECKGSKEAVSHRVFYMEPLYRMLYGRLGSHGLLPAFLKQEKRISIMCAAMKLNGFYVNLVEVDGFKARCAEKMEKLRSEARSMIPSMTNFNIQSADDCRVALYEVLKLGPNLVSKGTEGSTENNSLILTRGGKLSTSEETLRILARHHEFPRILIAYRKLAKLLQTYVVGFMEMAIPIEEGDGEFTDFSISEQGKEAIPNASDRHKAKWAKLHPNLVQEGTETGRLTSVEPNMQALPRSTQLVATHEKNNTNDADSENGNNENINGDVNAADAGGNESDGPVQEKEVSFIRRCLGAPDGYSLVSLDYEQVELRVLAHLSGDSALINVLTKSGDIHRSIAEIIFRKTSVTGEERSLAKKVVFGILYGAGPRGLAQQMGVSVEQALRVSSLFKSCFPTVDAYQRRIIDQCRSDGSVRTLSGRVRSIPDINDRVLTKRSHAERQAFNTVVQGSAADVMKLGMIAVEREVLQPHAPDVRLLLQVHDEIILSVPNHMLHSIVPAAMHAFAHPISLLVPLLVTTKVGRLLGDLEEWTVDHALGLRVPS; the protein is encoded by the coding sequence ATGTCGTTACATGGTCATCCGTACCAACGCTACGTCTCCGTGAAGCTGACACATTTCCAACAGGGGGATGAAAATGACGGACCTACGAAGAGCGGTGGCGTGGAGTCGGGTAGTAATAGGGAGAAGTGGCGAGCGTTTGGTGTTGATATAGGAGTCAACCTGGCTTCAgccacgtctcagagctcaTGCACAAGCAGCTCCACGCAGTCGCAGATGGTAAACGATGCTTCAATCACCAAAACGGCGAGTGTCCAGGAGTCGCTTCGTCAGCAGTTGGCGGTGTTGACGTCGCGTGTCGGACAAACAAGAGAACAAATATTCAACGCAGTGCGTttaaaagagaagacaagcagcaaaagcacaagcaATACATGTACACCTAGCTCCGTAACAACGGACACAGAAATTATTGGTGGTGGTTCTGCTCCCCCCTCGCAAAAGCGGGTTCCCGGTAAGGACGGCTTATCCAGAGACAGCGCGAAGAACAAGCGATCAACTACAAGTGACAACAATATTGTTTTGAACAAGGGGGCGGGAAGCACCGCAACCCATCAGCAGCAAGAAGCAGGGCAACAAATATCTGAAAAGAAGACGAAAACGAGGGCCCGTAAGTCCTCCACATTATCTAATGCTGAAGCAACGGTAACGTCGCGGCACTCAAGTAAATGTGCAACTCAGAGGACATTGTTCAAATTGCCTGTGGACCCTGCAACGTCTCCGCAGCGTGGGCTGCAGGTGGCATTCAAGGAAGAGTTGGATGGTAGCGCATTGTTCAATGATGCACGCGATACCCTCAACGACCCTAATCGTTTCCAGGTACCCACGATATTTGTTGGCTTTGCAACGCGCGAAGGGCAGACGAACTTcaccatttcctcctcttcgcgCGGAAAAGTGCACTTCATGCGCGGCGTTAACCCTGAGTTAAGCCATCTCGAGGTGAGTTTCCTCGTCGTACGGTGGAAAGACGATGTAATTGTCTACTCTGCGGCTGTTGGTTTGGAGTTACTTGTGCGAGTTGCTGAAGAACTTCCGGGTGTTGAAATTGTTACATTCAACGCCCCCTGCCTCTTGCTTCCACTGTTGTCCTACAAACAGGGTAAGTTCTTTACCTCGTGCGTGTCTGATGTCCGCCTCATGACGTGGATGCTTGAGCCATCAGCGGACACAGCCGAGTTTGCGGACTATGACAAGCTCCTTCAATCGTACCAGCAGCAAATAGGGCTCCCGGCAGGGCTCAACGCCGCGGAATGCAAAGGCAGTAAAGAGGCCGTTAGCCACCGCGTGTTTTACATGGAGCCGCTCTACCGAATGCTCTACGGTAGGCTGGGATCTCATGGATTGTTACCAGCCTTTCTCAAGCAGGAGAAGCGCATCTCCATCATGTGTGCGGCGATGAAACTGAACGGCTTTTACGTGAATTTGGTGGAGGTGGACGGTTTCAAGGCGCGCTGCGCagaaaaaatggagaagCTGCGAAGTGAGGCTCGCAGTATGATCCCCTCTATGACGAACTTTAACATACAGAGCGCAGACGACTGCAGGGTTGCGCTGTATGAGGTGCTGAAGCTCGGCCCAAACCTTGTGTCGAAGGGCACTGAAGGGTCCACAGAGAACAATTCCCTCATATTAACGAGAGGTGGTAAGTTGTCTACGTCAGAAGAAACCCTGAGGATTCTAGCACGGCACCACGAGTTCCCACGCATATTAATCGCGTATCGGAAGTTGGCGAAGCTTTTACAAACGTACGTCGTTGGATTTATGGAGATGGCGATTCCCATTGAAGAAGGTGATGGAGAATTCACAGACTTCAGCATCAGTGAACAAGGCAAGGAAGCAATACCGAACGCATCCGACCGTCACAAAGCGAAGTGGGCGAAACTGCACCCCAATTTGGTGCAGGAAGGTACCGAAACGGGGCGGCTGACATCTGTGGAGCCCAACATGCAGGCCCTACCGCGGTCCACGCAACTTGTAGCAACCCACGAGAAAAATAACACTAACGATGCCGACTCTGAAAATggcaacaacgaaaacatcAACGGTGATGTTAACGCTGCCGATGCTGGAGGAAACGAGAGCGATGGCCCCGTGCAAGAGAAGGAGGTGAGTTTCATACGCCGCTGTTTAGGGGCGCCCGACGGGTATTCGTTGGTCTCGCTGGACTATGAACAGGTAGAGCTACGAGTGTTGGCACATCTATCGGGCGATTCAGCTCTTATCAATGTTCTCACGAAATCTGGAGACATCCACCGCTCGATTGCTGAGATTATATTCCGCAAAACAAGCGTTACCGGCGAAGAACGGAGCCTTGCCAAAAAAGTGGTGTTCGGTATACTCTACGGTGCGGGACCGCGCGGACTGGCGCAACAAATGGGCGTGTCTGTGGAGCAGGCGCTGCGTGTGTCTTCACTCTTTAAATCATGTTTTCCCACCGTTGACGCGTACCAGCGGCGCATCATTGATCAGTGTCGAAGTGACGGTTCCGTGCGAACGCTGAGCGGCCGGGTCCGATCTATACCTGACATAAACGATCGCGTGCTTACGAAACGCTCCCATGCGGAACGTCAGGCCTTCAACACCGTCGTGCAGGGAAGTGCCGCGGATGTGATGAAGTTGGGCATGATCGCCGTGGAGCGTGAGGTGCTGCAACCCCATGCACCTGACGTTCGGTTGCTCCTACAGGTTCATGATGAAATTATCTTATCCGTCCCCAACCACATGCTCCACAGCATCGTGCCGGCTGCAATGCATGCCTTCGCACATCCTATTTCACTGCTGGTGCCGCTGCTTGTCACAACAAAAGTCGGGCGGCTGTTAGGTGATTTGGAGGAATGGACAGTGGATCATGCACTAGGACTGCGGGTGCCGAGTTGA
- a CDS encoding chaperone protein DNAJ, putative encodes MTTYGHRPEHMLHAWRTLGLRANPTYEEIRAAYRRLAFATHPDRSNEPGTKERFQKLQAAYEAAVENCRRMAALGGYRLSGDAANFDWRAEVARVREAWARKHGLGSDAAEEEEEETTARKKRQQTKTAAKGTKTAKPASASASAAPDFSGTNSPTPARGRKKASPRNSRRQQKRGSATTSRWSKPVANKKGKPKPPFTLFSSPRSPPPPASRGADGVAGENKSLNTSRAGSPGATTSHTSERRAQVVRRRRRCFLSNEDKMICRLMAVEAARRLALYVFEGATRRIISQMLAEVRIRCAIKQFEDLAWKKLVKYVQLGPSDALVRHKGKRRIVA; translated from the coding sequence ATGACAACATATGGTCACCGTCCTGAACACATGTTGCACGCATGGCGTACATTAGGCCTCCGCGCGAATCCCACATACGAGGAGATACGCGCTGCTTACCGTAGACTTGCTTTCGCCACTCACCCCGATCGCTCAAATGAGCCTGGCACGAAGGAACGTTTCCAAAAGTTGCAAGCGGCTTACGAAGCAGCAGTGGAGAATTGCAGACGTATGGCAGCCTTAGGAGGGTACAGGCTTAGTGGTGATGCTGCAAACTTTGACTGGCGGGCTGAGGTTGCTCGTGTGCGGGAAGCGTGGGCGCGGAAACACGGTTTAGGGTCAGATGCTgcggaagaagaggaagaggaaaccacggcaagaaaaaaaaggcagcagactaaaacagcagcgaaaggaacaaaaacggCAAAGCCGGCGTCGGCGTCGGCGTCGGCGGCACCGGATTTCTCCGGAACAAACTCCCCCACCCCAGCGAGGGGCCGCAAGAAGGCCTCACCACGAAACAGCAGGCGACAACAGAAACGTGGGAGCGCGACGACTTCACGCTGGTCGAAGCCTGttgcaaacaaaaagggtaAGCCGAAACCGCCCTTTactctcttttcttcgccACGTAGTCCCCCGCCACCCGCAAGCAGAGGTGCTGATGGAGTGGCGGGAGAAAATAAGTCGTTAAACACCTCTCGAGCGGGTTCCCCCGGCGCCACAACATCGCACACATCAGAGAGGCGCGCACAAGTCGTGAGGAGGCGCCGTCGCTGTTTCCTGTCAAATGAGGACAAAATGATTTGCCGTCTAATGGCGGTTGAGGCAGCGCGGCGCTTAGCGTTGTACGTTTTTGAAGGGGCAACACGACGAATCATATCACAAATGCTCGCAGAAGTGCGAATTCGCTGTGCTATAAAGCAATTTGAGGATCTGGCATGGAAAAAATTAGTCAAATACGTGCAGCTTGGACCTAGCGACGCCCTTGTGCGTCACAAGGGTAAGCGGCGAATTGTGGCATAG